TCGTGCGGGAATTCGGCCGGCCCGAGACGGCCTGGGCCGGCTCGCACATTCAGGTTCGCAGGCTGCTCTGGCCGCCCACCGGAACTCAGTAGGAGGAGACGAGTATGCCGAAACCGAGACGTCGGGACGTGTTGGCCGCGGCGGGCGCGGGAGCGCTGGCGGCGGCGCTGGGCGGCGTGGGGGCCGGGGCGGCCGAGGCGCCCGCGGCCTCGGGCGACTACGAGCTCTCGAAGCTGCCCTATGGCTACGACGCGCTGGCGCCGGCCATCGAGGAGAAGATCCTGCGGCTCCACCACACCAAGCACCACGCGGCCTATGTGAAGGGCCTGAACACCACTCTGGCCGCGCTGGCCAAGGCCCGGGAGGCGGGCGACCTGTCGAGCCTCAGCGGCCTGTCGCGCGCGCTGGCCTTCCACGGCTCGGGCCACGTGCTGCACGACCTCTACTGGCACTCGATGCGGCCGGGCGCCGCCACGCAGCCCGAGGGCGCGCTCCGGGCGGCCCTCGAGCGCGACTTCGGCTCGGTCGAGAAGTTCGCCGCCCACTTCGCCGCCGCGGCCAAGGCCGTGGAAGGCAGCGGCTGGGCCATCCTCGTCTACGAGCCCCTCGGCAAGCGCCTCATGATCCTCCAGGTGCTCAACCACCAGAACCTCACCATCTGGGGCGCCGCGCCGCTGATGATCTGCGACGTCTGGGAGCACGCCTACTACCTCCAGTACGCCAACGACCGCGGCGCTTACGTGGACGCCTTCATGAAGATTATTGACTGGCCTGGCGTTGCCAAGCGCTACGAGGCGGCGGTGAAGTAGCGCCCAACGCGACAGGCGCTTGAACCCGGGAGCGGCCCCCGGTATGATTCGGCGGCGCCTTCGAGTGCCGACGCCCATGAGTCATGGGAGCAGCGTCTGATGACCACCGCCCTGGAAGCCAAGGCCTTCGCCGCAGCCGTCACCAAGCGCGTCGCCTGCCGCTACCTGCTCTACCTGCCGAAGGGCTACGAGCGGGGCCGCCGGCGCTGGCCGCTGCTCCTGTTCCTCCACGGCGCGGGCGAGCGCGGGCGCGATCTCGAACTGGTGAAGAAGCACGGCCCGCCCCGCCGGCTCGCCGAAGGTCACGACCTGCCGTTCATCGTGGTGTCGCCCCAGTGCCCGGGCGGGCGCTGGTGGTCCGACGACGTGCTGGCCGCGCTGCTCGACGACGTGATCGCGCACCACCGCGTGGACGAGCGGCGGGTGTACCTGACCGGCCTGAGCATGGGCGGCTACGGCGCCTGGAGCCTGGCCTGCGAGCACCCCGAGCGCTTCGCCGCCATCGCGCCGGTCTGCGGCGGCGGCAACCGCCTGCTCGCGCACAAGCTCAAGGACGTGCCGGTCTGGGCCTTCCACGGCGCACACGACGACGTGGTGCCGCTCGCCGAGTCCGAGAAGATGGTGAAGGCCGTGCAGGCCGCCGGCGGCAAGGCGAAGCTCACCGTCTACCCCCACGCGGGCCACGACGCGTGGACCGCCACGTACGCGAACCCCGACCTCTACACCTGGCTCCTGAGGCACCGGAAGCGGCTGGTTCGGCCGCAGAAGGCGGCAACGTGTCCAAGGGCGAGTTCAAGCTGAAGACCCGCTTCCTCGCCACGGCCAACGTGGGCGAGTACCGCGACACCATCCCCCACGTGGTCGCGCCCGGCGACGTGGTGCTCGAGGTCGGCTGCGAGTGGGGCACCACCAGCACGCTGCTGGCCGCGCAGTGCCGCGAGCTGGTCGCCACCGACATCAGCGCCGAGTGCATCGAGCGCGCGCGGCGCGAACACCCCGGCATTCGCTTCGAGGTGCTCGACGGCTTCGACCTGCGCGCCGTGCTCGACCTCGGGCGGCCCTTCACCAAGGTCTACCTCGACATGTCGGGCCTCTCGGGCTACCACTCCCTGCTCGACGCCATCGCGCTGCTCATGGCCTACGCCGTCACGCTGCGGCCCGAGGCCATCGTCGTCAAGAGCAACGCCCTCAAGCGCTTCGCCTGGCACTGCATCCCCTGGGGGGCGGGGCGCGCGGATCTGAAAGGAGGATGACATGGCCAAGTCGGCAATCGCGGCACAGCTCTACACGGTTCGGGACTTCACGAAGACGCCGTCCGACATCGCGGCGACGATGAAGAAGGTGGCCGCCATCGGCTACCAGGCCGTGCAGCTCTCGGCCCTCGGGCCCATGGACCCCAAGGAGCTGCGCCGGGTGTGCGACGGCGAGGGGCTGAAGATCTGCGCGACCCACATCGGCTTCGAGCAGATGCGCGACGACCCGCAGGCGGTCATCGAGCTGCACCAGACCTACGGCTGCCCCTACGCCGGCATCGGCGGCCTCCCGGCCAGCTACCGCAACGCCGAGGGCTTCCCGCGGTTCGCCCGCGAGGCCTCCGAGGTCGCCCGCCGCCTCGCCCAGGGCGGCCTGAAGTTCGTCTACCACAACCACAGCTTCGAGCTGGAGAAGTTCGGCAGCCGCACGGGACTCCAGATCCTCTACGAGGACAGCGACCCGCGCGTCTTCCTGTCGGAGCTGGACACCTACTGGGTGCAGCACGGCGGCGGGTCGCCGGCCGCGTGGATACGCCGGCTCAAGGGCCGCGCGCCCTGCCTGCACCTGAAGGACATGACGAACCGGGGCGGCCAGCAGCTCATGGCCGAGGTGGGCGAGGGCAACCTGGACTGGCCCGACATCCTGGCCGCCGCGCGCGAGGCGGGCACCGAATGGTACATTGTCGAGCAGGACACCTGCCAGCGCGACCCCTTCGAGAGCCTGGCCATCTCGCTGCGCAATCTGAAGGCGATGGGGCTGGAGTGAGGACGCGGGGGGACCTTCTTCTTGCAGAACGGTTCCCCCGGACCCTCTCCCGGAGTTCTCCGGCGGCTCAGAACGGCAGCGTGCGCTTGACGTAGTGCGTGCCGTCGTTGAACGACAGGTAGTAGTAGGTGTTGGCCGCGCTGGCCGCCTGGCCCTCGAGCCGGCCGCGGATGACGCCGTGCTCGGGCACCTTGCGGAAGGCCACCGCCCCCTCCTTCGTCTCGCCCGGCTTCACCACCACGCCGTCGAGCGAGTTGTCGCTGTGGACGGCCGCGAGCACGATGTCGCTGAGGCCGCGCACGTAGAAGTGGTCGTTGCGCAGCGTGAGCGGCTCCTTCGTGTGATTCGTGATCTTCAGCTTGGCCAGAAAGGCGCCGCCGGCGAAGCCCTGCTTGGCCACCTCCATCGTCACATCGTCCGGCTTCACCTCGATGCCCAGGTCGAGCGTCTTGCCCGAGTTCTTCTCCAGCTCGAGGCGGAGCTGGCGGATCCACAGGTCGGCCCGCTCCTGGTTGGCCGGGCTGAGCCCGTCGCGGTGGGCCTCGAAGTAGCTCAGCGCCTGCTTCAGGTCGCCGTTGGTCACGTAGCCCACGGCCCAGTACATGCGCGCCTGGCTGAGCAGCGGCGCGCCCGCGAGGAACCAGCCGGCCACCAGCGCGGCCGCGACGCCGGCGCCCAGGAGCAGCTTGCCGACCGGGATCGTGTAGGTCGTCTGCGCCTTCTCCCCCCGCAGCACCGACGCGCCGCCCGCCTTGGCGCCCGTGCGCAGGTCGAAGCCGCACTGCACGCAGATCACGGCCCCCTCGGCCAGCTCCTGGTGGCACCCGGGGCAGGCGTTGCGCGCCGCGCCGGCGGCCGGCGCCGCCTCGCCGCCCTCGAGGCGGAACCCCGACGACGGCACGGTCACCAGCCGCCCGCACGCGGGGCACTTCGCCCGCTTGCCCTCCGAGCCGTCCTTCGCCGACAAGTGCTTGCCACACTCGCACTGGAACTTGATGGCCATGGCCAGGTCTCCTCGAATGGCGTCGCGCCGCCTGGCGGCGGACGGAAGACCACATTATAGCGCAAATCGCCTGGCGGTGCAGCGGTGCAGGGCGAACCGGGTGCGGGCCGGAATTGTCGGTGGCTGCGGGAGCTCCGAAGGAGCGAATTGGGATAGCCCAGGGCAACACCCCCATCTTTGCCCACGTTTTCCGGGGGCTGGGGCTTAGCCCCCGAAGGGGGGCGTTTGAGCCGTAGCCCAGGGCGACCGAAGGGAGCCCTGGGGAGAGGCGGCCCCACAGGGGAGCCCCCGAAGGGGGGCGATTCAGGGCGTGAAACGCCCCCTTCGGCGGCTTGGACGGGCAGGGACGCCCGGTCCCAGGGCTCCCTTCGGTCGCCCTGGGCTACGGCCCGGTCGCCCGCGTTCGCGGGCTACTCCCAAGGCATCGTCCATTGCGGGTCCTGCCGTTGTTCATCCTCCCCTCATAGTAAGCCGGGCCCCGGCCCACGTGCTCTAGCACTTTCTCCTGACAGAAACCATGGCCACGCACGCTAGACATGTACCCCAACCCGCGGGAGGTTCCCGCTCCGGCGCGCGCGGAAGAGAAGAGGCCGCGGAGCGGCCAGGAAGCCCGTCCCCACGCAGAGCGTAGGGACGAGAGATAAGGAGCGGAGCGTAGCGCCGAGGAATAGGGAGGAGAGCGTAGGGACGAGGGAGGCCGCCGCGGGGGCCTCACCCTCCCGAACGCATGGAATGGAACGTTCGGGAGGGGGGCTCGCGGATCGGTTGCAGGCGCAGCCTGCGCCCCTGGCGAAGGCCAAAGTCCACATCGCAACCGCCTCGGCCCAGCCCGCCCTCCATACTTGCTCAACCCTGAGGGGAGGAAGTGAGCAAGTATGAGCAGAATGGGGCGAATCGGCGATTCTCGCTGGTCTACGCATTCTGAACCGGTCCGGCGGATGAGCAAGTATGGGTGGAATGGCGAGGATCGGCGATCCGGGGCCGAGCAGGCGTAAGAAGCTATCTCAGAACCCACGTGGGTTCTGAAACAGTCTCTAAGTGCTGGCGGGATCACGACATGGGCGGCAACTCCTGGCTTCTGCCCAAGTGCAGGCGGGGGATGCACTTGCGTGCCGTCGGCGCGGCGCCTACAATGCTGGGGCAACCCGTGTGGCGCAGCCGCCTTCGGTGCGGAGGTGATGTGAACAGGCCGTACCAGATCTCTCGGCTCGCCTGCGGCGCGCTGTTCGGGCTCTGCGCGGCCGCCCGGGCCGAAGGGCCGCTCGCCATGACCGACCAGGCGACCCGCGAGCAGGTGATCGCGGCCACGATGCGGCCCTACGACGGCCCGAGCGTGAAGGGCGTGGACGCCTCGACGCTCGACCGCAAGGTGATGTGCGGCTATCAGGGCTGGTTCGCGGCGGAGGGCGACGGCTCGGGCCGCGGCTGGTTCCATTACGGCGGGCGGGACGGCTTCCGCCCGGGCAGTTGCTCGATTGACCTGTGGCCCGACGTGAGCGAGCTGGACGCCGACGAGAAGTTCCCGACGCCCTTCCGCCACGCCGACGGCCGCGTGGCGCACGTCTTCAGCTCGCTCCAGCGCAAGACCGTGCTCCGCCACTTCGAGTGGATGAGGCAGTACGGCCTCGACGGGGTCTTCGCCCAGCGCTTCGGGGGCGAGCTTCGCCACCCCAAGGGCCTGAACCACGCCACCGTGGTGCTCGGCCATTGCCGCGAGGGCGCCAACCGCACCGGCCGCGCCTACGCCGTGATGTACGACCTCTCGGGCCTCGGCGCCGGCGAGACGCGGCTCGTGGCGGACGACTGGAAGCTGCTCGTGGACCGCATGCACATCGCGCGCGACCCCAGGGACGCTGCGTACTTGCGCCACCGGGGCAAGCCGGTCGTGGCCCTCTGGGGCATCGGCTTCAGCGACGGGCGGCGGTACACGCTCGACGAGTGCGAACGGCTCATCCGGTTCCTCAAGAGCGACCCGAAGTACGGCGGCAACACGGTGATGCTCGGCCTGCCCACCTGGTGGCGCACGCTGCGGCGCGATTGCGTGGCGGACCCGCGGGTGCACGACCTGGTGCGCCAGGCCGACATCGTGAGCCCCTGGGCCGTCGGCCGCGTGCGGTCGCCCGAGCAGGTGCCGCAGTTCGCCCGCGAGACGTGGGCGCCCGATCTCGCCTGGTGCCGCGAGCACGGCAAGGACTACCTGCCCGTGGTCTTCCCGGGCTTCAGTTGGCACAACCTGCGCCCCGCGTCGCCCCTGGGCGACATCCCGCGGCTCCAGGGCCGCTTCCTCTGGACGCAATACGCGGAGGCCGTCCGGGCGGGCGCCACGATGGTCTACCAGGCGATGTTCGACGAGATGGACGAGGGGACGGCGATCTTCAAGTGCACCAACGACCCGCCCGTGGGCGAGTCGAAGTTCCTCACCTACGAGGGCCTGCCATCGGACCACTACCTGTGGCTGGTGGGCCAGGCGGCGCGCCTGCTGCGGGGCGAGATTCCGCGAACCGCGGCGCCGCCCGAGAGGCGCTGACGTTAGCCCATCTTCCTGCGTTTCACGACGTACTTCACGCCCTCGACGTCCCTGAAGTGCGCATCCTGCGTCCACAGCGTAGCGCCGTAGGCCCGCGCCGTGGCCAGGATGATGCTGTCGGCCATCGGCAGCTCTGAATCAATGCTGAAGGCGGCGGCCTCGATAGCGAGTTCGTCGTCGAGCGGCACGACCAGCCCTTGGCGCATGAGCGCCGCGGCCTCGACGGCCTCCTCTTCGCTCTGGTTCCTCACAACCCAGCGGAACACCTCGAAGATGCAGATGCTGGGCACAATGGCGTTGCCCACGTCCTGTATCGGGGGGGCAAAGATCCCAGCGTTCGGCCCCCCTCCGAAGTACTCGACCCATCCAGAGGAGTCCACGACGTTCACAGCCGGTCCTCTTCTTCCCGCTCGAAATCCGTGTTCATCCCCTTGAGGAAACCACGCATCTCCCCAATGTCCCGGACGGGGACGAGCACGACGTGTCCCCTGAGCCTCATCATCTGGATCTTCTGCCCAGGGCGAATGCCCATCGGCTCGCGAATCTCCTTGGGGATCACGATCTGGTACTTGGGCGACACCGTGACCGCGGCCATGGCTGTTCCTCCAACGATAGCCTCTTGGTATTACGATAGCAGGAGCGATGGGTGGCGTCAAGCGCCGGGGAGGACGATCCTGCGCCTCTTGCGCCCGGCGGCCCCCTCACTTAGAATGCCAGGCACAGAACGGAAGGAGTCCGCTCCATGTCCTGCGATCGCCGAACGTTCCTCAAGGCATCCGTGGCCGCGGCCGGGCTGGGTGTCGGCCTCGCCGTGCCGTCGGATGCCGCCGAGAATCCCAAAGGAGAAGCCATGATTGATTTCACGCGCCGTATCCCCGTGCGCCACGAGGTGGATGTGTTTGTGGCCGGAGGCGGGCCGGCGGGCCTGGCCGCCGCCGTGGCCGCGGCGCGGCAGGGACGCAAGGTGTTCCTCGCCGAACGCCACACGTGCCTGGGCGGCATGGGCACGGCGGGCATGGTGCCCGTGTTCATGCAGTTCACCGACGGCGTGAACTTCCTGGCCGGCGGCATCGGCCGCGAGGTGGCCGACAAGCTGGCGAGGGCCAGCGGCTTCCCGCTCCGCGACGGCCTGCCCATCAAGGCCGAGGTGCTCAAGCGCCTCTACGACGCGCTCCTCGCCGAGGCAGGGGTGGACTTCACCTTCGAGACGCTGCTCATCGGGGCCGAAAAGGACGCACCCGACCGCGTCGGCCACGCCGTCCTGGCCGCCAAGAGCGGCCTCTTCGCCGTCAAGGCGAAGGTCTTCGTGGACGCGACGGGCGACGGCGACCTGGCGGCCTGGGCGGGCGCGCCCTTCGAGAAGGGCGACAAAGACGGCGGCCTGATGCCCGGCACCCTCTGTTCGCTGTGGGCGAACATAGACTGGGAGACCGTCCGCAAGAGCGGCCTGGGCGCCGGCGAGAGCCGCCTCGAGGCGGCCTTCAGGGACAAGGTGTTCACCATCGAAGACCGCCACCTGCCCGGCATGTGGCAGGTGGGCGACGACATCGGCGGCGGCAACATCGGCCACACCTTCGGGGTGGACAGCACGGACGAGCGCTCGGTCACGAAGGCCCTCCTGTGGGGCCGCCAGTCGCTCCTCGAATACGAGCGCTACTACAAGCAGTACCTCAAGGGCTTCGAGAAGATGACCCTCGTCGCCACCGGCTCGCTCCTCGGCATCCGCGAGAGCCGCCGCATCCTGGGCGACTACGTGCTCTGCCTCGACGACTTCAAGAAGCGGGCCGTCTTCCCCGACGAGATCGGCCGCTACTCGTACCCCGTGGACATTCACGCCTCGAAACCCGACGAGGCCAACTACAAGCAGTTCGCCGAGGAGTTCAAGACCCTGCGGTACGGCAAGGGCGAGAGCTACGGCATCCCCTACCGAGTCCTCGTGCCCCGGAAGCTCTCGAACGTCCTGGTCGCCGGCCGCTGCGTCAGCTCCGACCGCTACATCCAGGGCTCGATTCGCGTGATGCCTGGGTGCTTCATCACCGGCCAGGCGGCGGGCGTGGCCGCGGCCCTCGCCGTCGAGAAGGGCACCGACACCCGCGGCGTGCCCGTCTCCGAGCTTCAGGCCCGCCTCAAGAAGCTCGGCGCTTACCTCCCAAACTGCTGAGGCCGCTCGCTGTTTCTGAGCCGCCCCATGAGCATCGCGTAGAAGCGCAGGTTGTGGACGGTGGCGAGGCGCCAGGCGAGGGAATCGCCGATGGCGAAGAGGTGGTGGAGGTATGCCCGCGAGTAGGCCCGACAGCACAGGCAGTCGCAGGCGTCCGAGACCGGGCCGCGGTCGCGGCGGTGCGCGGCGTCGCGGAGGTAGAGGCGGTCGTAGGACAAGTCGCCCTGCGTGCCGAAGACGTAGAGGCGGCCGCGGCGGGCGTCGCGGGTGGGCAGCGCGCAGTCGAACAGGGTGTAGCCCATCCGCGCGCAGGCGACGAGCGCGCCGGGGCTGCCGAGGCCGAGCGCATAGCGCGGCCGGTCGCACGGCATCAGGTCGGCCGTGAGGGCGAGGATATCGTCGAGCAGGCGCCCGTGGGCGTCGAACGGCCAGCCGCCGAAGCCGTAGCCGTCGAAGCCCATGGCCACCAGTTCCCTTGCGCACAGCCGGCGCAGCTCGGCGTCGGCCCCGCCCTGAATGACGGCGAACAATAACGGGCGAACGGCTTCGGGAGAAGACCGCCTGCTCACCCCCCGCTCGAACTCGGCCTTGCACCGCTCGGCCCAGGCGATGGTGCGGGCGACCGAGGCCGCCTGCTCGTCGCGCGGCGCCGTGGGGTGCGTGCAGTCGTCGAGACACACCAGGATGTCGGCCCCCAACCGCAGTTGGACTTGGATGGACTTCTCGGGGCTGAGGCGTCCCGCCTTCCCCCCCTCAGCGAGGCGGAAGATCGCCTCTCGCCTCGTCAGCGTGCCCAGCTTCGGGTTCTGGCGGATGAGCGAGAAGACCTGGAACCCACCCGAATCGGTGATGACGGGGCGTTGCCAGCCCATCAGGCGGTGGACGCCACCCATCGCCGCGACGGCCTTCGAGCCTGGCCGGCGCGCCAGATGGAACGCGCACACAACCAGCCCTGGGACCCCGCATGCCTCCAGGTCGGCGGCATCGAGCGAGCGCACCACGGCCCGCGTAGCATCGGGGAAAAACGCCGGCAACGCCACATCGCCGTGAGGGGTGCGGATTGAGGGCATGGTCTTCACCGGGGCGGCTGCCTGGGACCTCAGTGCGCAAAGGCCAAGCTCATCTGTTCCGCCGTCCGGGGCCTCGGGAACTCTGACAGAGGCGCTTCGTAGCCCGGCTTGACCAGGAGGGCCTCAACCATCGCGTTGCGCAGGCTCTCCGTTGGGCCCACGTGGTAGAAATGGGTGGCGGTTCTCTCAACGGCGAATGCCCAGTGTCGCCGGATATAGTCGTTGGACCGGTACCTGTTCTCCTTCCACATGGAGAGCGCGAATCCGCAAGGCAACTCCCGGGCGACCCCCGCCAGCGCTGCGGCATCCTTCTCAGACCATTGGCTGAAGTAGTCCGTGTGGCGCCCAACGTAGGGCGGGTCGAGGTAGGCGAAGTCCTCGGCTGAGAGTCCGCTCAGGGCCTCTCGCCAGCCCACGCACCGGAACTCCCACTGCCTGCCCCGCATCATGTCTTGGAGCGCGGCGACCTGGTTGACGATCTTGGTCACATAGGCTTGTTGGAACCGCTCGGTCTTCCGACAGAAAGGGACATTGAACCCCCCTCTTCGGTTGAAGCGCATGACCCCGTTGAAACAAGCGCGGTTCAGAAGAAGAAAGTCCAGCGGGTCTCCTGCCTCGTTGAAACGGTCCCGTACCGCATAGTAGTGCCTCTCACCCAGGGCAGCCAAACGCTCCCCTTCTCGAGTGAGGTGTTCCCCCACGGACCTCGGCGTCAGCCGTCCCTCGATGGTCGCTTGGTAGAAACGGATGAGGTGCGGATTGCTGTCGCAGGCCAGAGCGCGTTGCGGCAACACATTGAACAGCACCACGCCAGAGCCGAGGAAAGGCTCTACCCAAGCCCCCTGCCCGTCCCACCGGATGTTCCGCAGGATGAAGGGCACAAGCTTTGTCTTTATGCCCTGGCACTTGATCGGCGGCACGAGAACCCTGCGGATAGCTCTGGGCAACGGCTGAACGGTCACGTAGGCAGTCCCTTGTGCTTCAAGTAGCTCT
The sequence above is drawn from the Planctomycetota bacterium genome and encodes:
- a CDS encoding class I SAM-dependent methyltransferase, encoding MSKGEFKLKTRFLATANVGEYRDTIPHVVAPGDVVLEVGCEWGTTSTLLAAQCRELVATDISAECIERARREHPGIRFEVLDGFDLRAVLDLGRPFTKVYLDMSGLSGYHSLLDAIALLMAYAVTLRPEAIVVKSNALKRFAWHCIPWGAGRADLKGG
- a CDS encoding sugar phosphate isomerase/epimerase, producing the protein MAKSAIAAQLYTVRDFTKTPSDIAATMKKVAAIGYQAVQLSALGPMDPKELRRVCDGEGLKICATHIGFEQMRDDPQAVIELHQTYGCPYAGIGGLPASYRNAEGFPRFAREASEVARRLAQGGLKFVYHNHSFELEKFGSRTGLQILYEDSDPRVFLSELDTYWVQHGGGSPAAWIRRLKGRAPCLHLKDMTNRGGQQLMAEVGEGNLDWPDILAAAREAGTEWYIVEQDTCQRDPFESLAISLRNLKAMGLE
- a CDS encoding FAD-dependent oxidoreductase — its product is MSCDRRTFLKASVAAAGLGVGLAVPSDAAENPKGEAMIDFTRRIPVRHEVDVFVAGGGPAGLAAAVAAARQGRKVFLAERHTCLGGMGTAGMVPVFMQFTDGVNFLAGGIGREVADKLARASGFPLRDGLPIKAEVLKRLYDALLAEAGVDFTFETLLIGAEKDAPDRVGHAVLAAKSGLFAVKAKVFVDATGDGDLAAWAGAPFEKGDKDGGLMPGTLCSLWANIDWETVRKSGLGAGESRLEAAFRDKVFTIEDRHLPGMWQVGDDIGGGNIGHTFGVDSTDERSVTKALLWGRQSLLEYERYYKQYLKGFEKMTLVATGSLLGIRESRRILGDYVLCLDDFKKRAVFPDEIGRYSYPVDIHASKPDEANYKQFAEEFKTLRYGKGESYGIPYRVLVPRKLSNVLVAGRCVSSDRYIQGSIRVMPGCFITGQAAGVAAALAVEKGTDTRGVPVSELQARLKKLGAYLPNC
- a CDS encoding AbrB/MazE/SpoVT family DNA-binding domain-containing protein, yielding MAAVTVSPKYQIVIPKEIREPMGIRPGQKIQMMRLRGHVVLVPVRDIGEMRGFLKGMNTDFEREEEDRL
- a CDS encoding type II toxin-antitoxin system VapC family toxin; translation: MNVVDSSGWVEYFGGGPNAGIFAPPIQDVGNAIVPSICIFEVFRWVVRNQSEEEAVEAAALMRQGLVVPLDDELAIEAAAFSIDSELPMADSIILATARAYGATLWTQDAHFRDVEGVKYVVKRRKMG
- a CDS encoding Dam family site-specific DNA-(adenine-N6)-methyltransferase; the protein is MTVQPLPRAIRRVLVPPIKCQGIKTKLVPFILRNIRWDGQGAWVEPFLGSGVVLFNVLPQRALACDSNPHLIRFYQATIEGRLTPRSVGEHLTREGERLAALGERHYYAVRDRFNEAGDPLDFLLLNRACFNGVMRFNRRGGFNVPFCRKTERFQQAYVTKIVNQVAALQDMMRGRQWEFRCVGWREALSGLSAEDFAYLDPPYVGRHTDYFSQWSEKDAAALAGVARELPCGFALSMWKENRYRSNDYIRRHWAFAVERTATHFYHVGPTESLRNAMVEALLVKPGYEAPLSEFPRPRTAEQMSLAFAH
- a CDS encoding prolyl oligopeptidase family serine peptidase — protein: MTTALEAKAFAAAVTKRVACRYLLYLPKGYERGRRRWPLLLFLHGAGERGRDLELVKKHGPPRRLAEGHDLPFIVVSPQCPGGRWWSDDVLAALLDDVIAHHRVDERRVYLTGLSMGGYGAWSLACEHPERFAAIAPVCGGGNRLLAHKLKDVPVWAFHGAHDDVVPLAESEKMVKAVQAAGGKAKLTVYPHAGHDAWTATYANPDLYTWLLRHRKRLVRPQKAATCPRASSS
- a CDS encoding glycoside hydrolase family 71/99-like protein, with amino-acid sequence MNRPYQISRLACGALFGLCAAARAEGPLAMTDQATREQVIAATMRPYDGPSVKGVDASTLDRKVMCGYQGWFAAEGDGSGRGWFHYGGRDGFRPGSCSIDLWPDVSELDADEKFPTPFRHADGRVAHVFSSLQRKTVLRHFEWMRQYGLDGVFAQRFGGELRHPKGLNHATVVLGHCREGANRTGRAYAVMYDLSGLGAGETRLVADDWKLLVDRMHIARDPRDAAYLRHRGKPVVALWGIGFSDGRRYTLDECERLIRFLKSDPKYGGNTVMLGLPTWWRTLRRDCVADPRVHDLVRQADIVSPWAVGRVRSPEQVPQFARETWAPDLAWCREHGKDYLPVVFPGFSWHNLRPASPLGDIPRLQGRFLWTQYAEAVRAGATMVYQAMFDEMDEGTAIFKCTNDPPVGESKFLTYEGLPSDHYLWLVGQAARLLRGEIPRTAAPPERR
- a CDS encoding superoxide dismutase, with translation MPKPRRRDVLAAAGAGALAAALGGVGAGAAEAPAASGDYELSKLPYGYDALAPAIEEKILRLHHTKHHAAYVKGLNTTLAALAKAREAGDLSSLSGLSRALAFHGSGHVLHDLYWHSMRPGAATQPEGALRAALERDFGSVEKFAAHFAAAAKAVEGSGWAILVYEPLGKRLMILQVLNHQNLTIWGAAPLMICDVWEHAYYLQYANDRGAYVDAFMKIIDWPGVAKRYEAAVK
- the tgt gene encoding tRNA guanosine(34) transglycosylase Tgt → MPSIRTPHGDVALPAFFPDATRAVVRSLDAADLEACGVPGLVVCAFHLARRPGSKAVAAMGGVHRLMGWQRPVITDSGGFQVFSLIRQNPKLGTLTRREAIFRLAEGGKAGRLSPEKSIQVQLRLGADILVCLDDCTHPTAPRDEQAASVARTIAWAERCKAEFERGVSRRSSPEAVRPLLFAVIQGGADAELRRLCARELVAMGFDGYGFGGWPFDAHGRLLDDILALTADLMPCDRPRYALGLGSPGALVACARMGYTLFDCALPTRDARRGRLYVFGTQGDLSYDRLYLRDAAHRRDRGPVSDACDCLCCRAYSRAYLHHLFAIGDSLAWRLATVHNLRFYAMLMGRLRNSERPQQFGR